The Coffea arabica cultivar ET-39 chromosome 4e, Coffea Arabica ET-39 HiFi, whole genome shotgun sequence genome includes a window with the following:
- the LOC113742176 gene encoding 2-isopropylmalate synthase A, whose amino-acid sequence MAASVSPNPQFCKRFSSTKTATTSAAAFFSKPSQISPNFNLERAKPSFLVRCSIRSSAPPISTLKQSCPRPEYIPNRISDPNYVRIFDTTLRDGEQSPGATMTTKQKLDIARQLAKLGVDIIEAGFPASSEADLEAVKLIAKEVGNVSPEGADGHVPVICGLSRCNKRDIDKAWEAVKYAKKPRIHTFIATSEIHLKHKLKKTKEQVLETARSMVAYARSLGCPDVEFSPEDAGRSDREFLYEILGEVIKAGATTLNIPDTVGILVHDEFEQLIADIKANTPGIDNVIISTHCQNDLGLATANSIGGAIAGARQLEVTINGIGERAGNASLEEVVMAIKCRGEQVMGGLYTGINTQHIVVTSKMVEECSGLHIQPHKAIVGANAFAHESGIHQDGMLKNKDTYEIMSPEDIGLLRSNESGIVLGKLSGRHALKAKLLELGYDIDGKELDDLFPRFKSVAENKKNITDEDLIALVSDEVFQPQVFWKLGDVQVTCGTLGLSTATVKLIDADGKEHIECSVGTGPVDAAYKAIDLITKVPLILLEYSLSAVTEGIDAIATTRVLIRGDSQTATHALTGEAMSRTFSGTGAAMDIVVSSVRAYLGALNKKLSFKKLNESEILVA is encoded by the exons ATGGCGGCTTCCGTGTCTCCAAATCCTCAATTCTGCAAAAGATTTTCCTCCACCAAGACTGCCACTACATCCGCTGCTGCTTTCTTCTCCAAACCTTCCCAAATTTCCCCCAATTTCAATCTCGAACGTGCTAAACCCTCTTTCCTTGTCCGCTGCTCAATCCGATCCTCTGCTCCTCCCATCTCCACTCTGAAGCAGTCTTGTCCGCGTCCTGAATACATCCCAAACCGCATATCTGACCCTAACTATGTCCGGATTTTCGACACTACTCTCCGCGACGGCGAGCAATCTCCCGGAGCAACAATGACGACCAAACAGAAGCTGGACATCGCTCGACAGCTGGCAAAGCTGGGTGTTGACATCATTGAGGCAGGTTTCCCTGCTTCTTCAGAAGCCGACCTTGAAGCCGTCAAATTGATTGCTAAAGAAGTCGGGAATGTTAGCCCCGAAGGTGCTGATGGCCATGTGCCAGTTATTTGTGGGCTTTCTAGGTGTAATAAGAGGGATATTGATAAGGCTTGGGAGGCTGTGAAATATGCTAAGAAGCCAAGGATACACACCTTCATTGCCACCAGTGAGATTCATTTGAAGCATAAGTTGAAAAAGACTAAAGAACAGGTGCTGGAAACTGCTAGGAGTATGGTGGCCTATGCTAGAAGTTTGGGTTGTCCTGATGTTGAATTCAGCCCTGAAGATGCTGGAAG ATCTGATAGGGAGTTTCTTTACGAAATTCTGGGAGAGGTTATCAAAGCTGGTGCAACGACCCTTAACATACCTGACACTGTTGGCATTCTTGTGCATGATGAATTTGAACAACTAATTGCTGACATAAAAGCAAACACCCCTGGAATTGATAATGTTATCATTTCAACACACTGCCAGAACGATTTGGGTCTTGCTACCGCAAACTCTATTGGA GGAGCAATTGCTGGTGCAAGACAATTAGAAGTTACCATCAACGGCATTGGTGAAAGAGCGGGTAATGCTTCATTGGAGGAG GTTGTGATGGCCATCAAGTGTCGTGGAGAACAAGTAATGGGTGGCCTTTACACTGGTATCAACACACAACACATTGTTGTGACAAGCAAGATG GTAGAAGAGTGTAGTGGACTGCATATCCAGCCACACAAGGCTATTGTTGGAGCTAATGCTTTTGCTCATGAAAGTGGCATCCATCAG GATGGGATGCTTAAAAATAAAGATACATATGAGATTATGTCTCCTGAAGATATTGGTCTGCTTCGTAGTAACGAGTCTGGAATTGTTCTTGGTAAACTTAG TGGACGTCATGCTTTGAAAGCCAAACTTTTGGAG CTTGGCTATGACATTGATGGTAAAGAATTGGATGATCTATTTCCGCGCTTTAAATCCGTTGCTGAAAACAAAAAG AACATAACTGATGAGGACCTGATAGCACTAGTGTCAGATGAGGTTTTCCAGCCGCAAGTTTTCTGGAAACTTGGAGATGTACAG GTAACTTGTGGAACTCTTGGTCTTTCTACTGCAACTGTCAAACTGATAGACGCTGATGGTAAAGAGCATATTGAATGTTCTGTTGGTACTGGGCCAGTTGATGCAGCTTACAAAGCAATTGATCTCATTACCAAG GTTCCTCTAATACTTCTTGAGTATTCCTTGAGTGCTGTCACAGAAGGCATTGATGCTATAGCGACAACCCGAGTTTTGATTCGTGGAGATAGTCAGACAGCCACTCATGCCTTGACTGGAGAAGCAATGTCTCGGACATTCAG TGGAACTGGTGCGGCAATGGACATTGTTGTTTCTAGTGTTCGGGCCTATCTTGGTGCTCTAAACAAGAAATTAAGTTTCAAAAAGTTGAATGAGAGTGAGATCTTGGTGGCCTAG